A segment of the Corynebacterium liangguodongii genome:
GGAAGAGGTAATGCGCCACCTCGGCGCGCTTGGCCCCGACGGCCGACTTAGTGCTGCTGGTGCTTTGGTATTTACGGCGCAACCGGCACCCGTGGTTGAGCTGACAGTCTTTGATGTCTTCGGTGGCGATATCAGCAATCGGGTAGTTAGCGAGCCGGGGACTTCAGTGCTCGAGCAGCTGGATCTCGTCGAAAGGTCGTTGCGTGTGGTGAATAGGAATGCCACACTCGTGAAAGGGTTTGTACACGATCCGGTACCACTGGTTCCGCACAGCGCGGTGCGCGAGGCGCTGCTCAACGCGTTGATCCACCGAGATTGGAACCGCAGCGAACCTGTAGATGTCCGCTGGATCGAGCTGGATAACACACTCATCGTGCGCAGCCCGGGTGGATTCCCGGCGGAAGTTACCTCCGAGAATGTCCTGAGCAATCGCTCTGCACGCTATCCGGCGCTCGCTGACTTGTATCGGGCGGTGGGACTCGTGGATAAGCAGGGGGTGGGCGTCGACCGCATGTACCAGTCCATGATTACCCTCGGCCACCGCCCTCCCATCATCGAGGAGGTTGCCGGCCCGTATGTTGAGAACACGCTGGTTGGTGGTCCGCCGGTGGTGGCGGTGCTCGATCTGGTCTCGCGCATTGTACCGAAGGCGCGGCAGAGGGACTACCGAATCGCAATCATCCTCTACCTCCTCATGTCCCGCGCCTTCGTGACGGAAGAGGCGGTGGCCCACGGGCTGCAGGCGGCCCAGGAGCAGGCGCGCAATGCCCTTGAAGCCGCCGCTCAGACGACGGTTGATGGTGAGCCCCTCGTTGAGCCTTATCGTCAGACGTGGATTCTCGGGCCTAGTTCGAGGGCTGTGCTGGCTGCTCGGCTTCCGTATCTCGGTACCGACCCCGCGACGATGGAGGAAGTGGCAATGTTGTGGCTCACCGAGGTGGGGGATGTAGCGACGAGCGATCTGGTGATGCTGTGCGATGTGTCCCGGGGGACGGCGAAAAAGTGTGTAGACACTCTGCTTGCCGACGGCACTATCGAGGCCGTCGGTGGGGGAAGGTCGACCCGTTATCGGCTGGCCTAATCTGTCACGGTTCCGTCGGATCGGCGAAATCGTGACAGAATAAGGGGGTCCTATTCTGACATTCCCCAGGTGGCGCTAACCCTGAGCAATCTCGTTGGCGTTAGCTGCGATGCGTTTCATCGCGTCACGGCACTCAGCGGCTTCGGGTGAATCAGGAAGAAGGATAGGCCGGCCTAAGTCACGGCTTACCCACAACAGATGCCACGCGAGATCATCCCACCGGTTTGCGCCGACCAGGAACCGGCACCCGTAGGGGGTCACTTCGAGTTCGGCGTGGTACGGAGCGGGAATCCTGTGAAGTATTTGTTGCTCGGTAGCCTCTATTTCGACGCGAAGAGTACATGAATAAAGCTCGCATAGGTCTTTTTCAAAGTTGCTTGGCGGCGCCACCCGTGGTGTGAACTGCCACGAAGTGACATGGAAACTTTCCATGCGATCCAGGCGGAAAACACGCCAGTCTTTCCGTGCGCGATCGAATGCTTGCAGGTACCACAAGGCTCCTTGTGTCATCAGTCTGTGAGGTTCTGCTTCCCGGTCAGTTTCTTCGCCATCTGCCCTGCGATATCTGAAACGAACAAGATAGTGATCCTGTTGCGCTCGAGCTAGTTCCTGGAGAAGGGTGATGCTGATTTCTGCTCGTCTACGCGGCAAGGCGTGGGTGGCGGCATTGAGCGTTGATGTTGTTGTGCGTAACGCAGGCGACATAACTTGTTCAATTTTCATCAAGGCTCGAAGTGCAGCCTCCCCTAGGAGATCGCCTCCGTTTGTGGCACCCATACGGAGGCAAGCGACCAAGGCAACTGCTTCTTCAGCGACTAGCAACAGCGGAGGCAGTTTACGTCCGGTCCCGAGGCGGTAGCCCCCATCTGTTCCACGGTCGGAATCGACTGGATACCCCATCTCTCTCAGTCGCGTGATATCTCTGCGAACCGTTCGTTCAGACACCTCCAGCCGGTCGGCTAGTTCCCGGGAATGCCACGTGTCACGGGATTGGAGCAGCCCGAGAAGCTGGAGTGCTCGGTGAGTCGCGTTCGTCATATGGATATTTTGCCAGTGGCAGAGGTCAAGATCTGTCCGCATTGTCGCTTAGCGTCTGTATTGCGTCATACAAGCAATCACTTCCGGGAGGAAAAAGGATGTATGTACCTAAGTTGGACGATGAGCGAGATACGCTTTGCAACTTCATTGATGACCAGCTCTCGTCTCTGCGTGCCAGTGCCTACGGTCTCGATGACTGTAAAGCCCGCGAAACTCCCTTGCGCAGCGAGCTGAGCATTAGTGGGATTATTAAGCACGTCACGTTCGTGATGAACCAGTCCTTGATAGCTGCGAAGGATACAAAAACAGACCAGTCAGATGAGGCCTTTTTTGATAGTTTCGTGCCGGGAAGGAGCGAAACCCTTTCCGACCTGTTGCGTGAGTTTGATCGCGTGCGCAGTGTTTATTTGAGTGCCTGCCGCGGGGGAGATCTTGAGTCCGAGATCTCTGTGGGGCCAATGCCGTGGTACGGAGTACATGAAACCCAGAAGGCCAGGCTGCGTTACCGGTATGTGCACGATGTAGAGGAGCTTGCCCGTCATGCTGGTCATGCTGACATCATTCGCGAGCAATTGGACGGCGCGAAAGCTCCCGAATTGATTGCGGCAGCTGAGGGGAGACCGGCGAACGAGTACGTCACCCCCTGGCGTTCGTAGTAAGACGATGAGCGGTTTTCCATCGGTGGGGGTGAAGCTGGAGCTCAAGTGCCCCAAGGTGAAAAACTAGAAAACACATTCGAAAACGGCTAATATTTTCCTCCATGAGGTTCAACGGTGGGGTGCCGCTGTCGTGGTCGCGGATGGAGCGCATCCTCTCCGGCCGCCCCGGGCCGGTGCCGGTGCCCGCCTACACGCAGAAGCCGGCTCCCCAGGAACGCACCGACCAAGCCCCCTTCGCCGAGCTGCACGCGGTGTCGGCCTACAGCTTCCTCGGCGGGGCGAGCGAGCCGGAGGAGATGGTGCGCCGCGCCAAGGAGCTCGGCGTCACCACGCTCGCGCTGCTGGACAGGGACGGTTTTTACGGGGCGGTGAAGTTCGCCGAGGCTGCTGCAGAGCACGGCATCAATACGGTCTTCGGCGCGGAGCTGACACTGGATGATCGCGTCCTGCCGGTGCTGGCGAAGGGGCCGGAGGGGTATCGGCGGCTCTCCCGCCTCATCGCACAGGCGCGCATGGCCACCCGGGAAAAGGGGGCCGTGGCCTACCCGCCGCTGGAGCTCATCGCCCACGAGTTGGCAGGCACCTGTATCGTGCTGGCGGGGTGGCGTTGGGTGAAGGAGCTCGACCGGCTGGTCGAACTCTTCGGCGATAACGTGGTGCGCGAGTACGAGGTGTCGATGATGCCGGAGGACGCCGACCACCACGCGGCACTCGATCGGTACCCGCACGTACCGGCGATTGTGACGGCGGTGCCGGGGGCGTCGACACGCGATGGCGCGCGCCTAGCTGCGGCGAAGCGCGCGCTGGCCAGGCGTGATTCGCTTGGTAGCGCCCACCCGCACCTCCACCCGATGGGAGCGAACTGGCTGCGCTCCGCCGCACAGATCGAGAAGATGCTGCCCGGGGCGCGCGGCAAGATCGACACGGCACTGGAGATCGGCACACAGTGCGCGTTTGCGCTCAACCTCGTCGCGCCGCAGCTGCCGTGTTACCCCACGCCGGAGGGGCATGATGAGATGAGCTGGTTGCGCAG
Coding sequences within it:
- a CDS encoding DUF5635 domain-containing protein, with the translated sequence MLVGFGDPGERRRGLEEEVDAILRSASDGRVGKIRETQSIDFKEEAGRRNGAGIEPGSPQNGAAATKLADEVACMANTPGGGALIVGVEDKTGVIIGTELDIEWLRQRIYSGVDVAPDIVEKRVEGQRVLVIFVAPAREPVGDTSGRLRWRVGDSCVPVDRSQWWQFQREHQVLDEMAQPTGKTIADVRPGAIDILRRSLPQADELTTEEVMRHLGALGPDGRLSAAGALVFTAQPAPVVELTVFDVFGGDISNRVVSEPGTSVLEQLDLVERSLRVVNRNATLVKGFVHDPVPLVPHSAVREALLNALIHRDWNRSEPVDVRWIELDNTLIVRSPGGFPAEVTSENVLSNRSARYPALADLYRAVGLVDKQGVGVDRMYQSMITLGHRPPIIEEVAGPYVENTLVGGPPVVAVLDLVSRIVPKARQRDYRIAIILYLLMSRAFVTEEAVAHGLQAAQEQARNALEAAAQTTVDGEPLVEPYRQTWILGPSSRAVLAARLPYLGTDPATMEEVAMLWLTEVGDVATSDLVMLCDVSRGTAKKCVDTLLADGTIEAVGGGRSTRYRLA
- a CDS encoding helix-turn-helix transcriptional regulator, with the protein product MKIEQVMSPALRTTTSTLNAATHALPRRRAEISITLLQELARAQQDHYLVRFRYRRADGEETDREAEPHRLMTQGALWYLQAFDRARKDWRVFRLDRMESFHVTSWQFTPRVAPPSNFEKDLCELYSCTLRVEIEATEQQILHRIPAPYHAELEVTPYGCRFLVGANRWDDLAWHLLWVSRDLGRPILLPDSPEAAECRDAMKRIAANANEIAQG
- a CDS encoding DUF664 domain-containing protein, giving the protein MYVPKLDDERDTLCNFIDDQLSSLRASAYGLDDCKARETPLRSELSISGIIKHVTFVMNQSLIAAKDTKTDQSDEAFFDSFVPGRSETLSDLLREFDRVRSVYLSACRGGDLESEISVGPMPWYGVHETQKARLRYRYVHDVEELARHAGHADIIREQLDGAKAPELIAAAEGRPANEYVTPWRS